Below is a window of Sulfurisphaera ohwakuensis DNA.
CCTCCAGAGAGGAGATTCGCGTCCGTCTCGCCCCACCGGGCGGTGCTCATCGTTCAGCTGGGATCTAGAGAGGTAGGTATCATGGCATAAGGGTTACTGGTGCCCCATTACGCCACGGGGTTACAGGAGCTGGCGAGACTCCCCACCCTACCCGACCCAAATATAAATTATAAAAGTTCTTTAAGAGTTTAACTCATTCATAATTTGGCATAAAGAGTTCACTATTTTTATTCCTAGACTTGTTAACTTCTCAACATCAATAGGTACTTCTGATCTTACTAGATATATTTTGCCTAATCTTGCTTTTTTAAAGGCTATTGCATCAACTTCAGTGTCTCCTATTCCTATTGATAATGCTGGATTAAGGTTTAGTTTATCTATTGCCAATAGTATCCCTTCTGGGTCTGGTTTACCATTTATAACATCATCAGACGTTATAAGTAAATCAACTGAAATTCCAATAGTGTTTAGAACTTCTATCGCTGATATAGTGTTAGACGAGGTAACTATAGCTGTCTTATATCCGAGTTCTTTAGCCTTTTGTAGTATTTCTTTCGAACACCTTGTTCCTTTAGCTTTTCTCTTAACCAAATCCAGATACACATTATTTTTTATATTCATTAACTCCTTCCATTTGTCTTTAGCTAAAATTTTTGCTATTTCAGCAGTTTTTCTTCCCAACAAAGTCTCTATTTGTATATCTGTGTTTATACCGAGTTTAGATAGTGCTATTTCCCAAGCTTCTTTATGAATAAAAGCCGTATTAGCTAGGGTACCATCTAGATCAAAAATTATACCTTTATTCATGGAACTATCAAACTTCTTATAGCTTCTCCTTCTTCTAATAATTTTACTGCCTCATTTATCTCCTCTAATCTATATTTACCAGTAACTAACTTACTTGGATCATATTTTCCAGATCTTACTAACTCTAACAATCTGGGCATATCAATCCTAGGTCTACCTCCATAATTTCCAATTATAGTTATTCCATTTCTTACAATCATTGCTATTCTTAATGGAATTTGCGCTGAAACTGGTGGTAATCCTACTAAGACAACTCTTCCACCAATTCTCACACTTTCTATTGCCATTTGCACTGTTTCTTGTGTCCCACCAGCTTCTATAACTACATCTGGCCCTCCGTTAGTTATTTCTTTTAGTGTTTTAATGGGATCTGTTTCTTTTGTATTTATAACATCAGTTGCACCCAACTCCATGGCTTTTTCAAGTTTCCATTTCTTTGTTCCTAAGGCAATTATCCTTCCAGCTCCACTTGCTTTGAGTAATTGTATAACTGAAAGACCAACGCCACCTACTCCAACAACTGCTACTGTTTCACCTGGTTCAATTTTAGCCGAGTCTACCGCACCATATCCAGTAATTCCTGCACAACCTAATACTGCAACCTTTTGTAAATCCATGTCTTGAGGAACAACTGTTAATGCGTTTTCATGAACTATTGCATATTCAGCAAATCCTCCTCCAAGAAATGTCCTAACTGCTGTGCCATTTTTTAATCTTAACCTGGTAGTACCATCGAACATTGTACCTTTTAATCTTACAGAAGAAAATGTTTCGCAAAGATTTTCATGTCCAGATATACAGTTTCTGCATTTCCCACAAGGATGAATAAACGCTGAAATCACTCTATCTCCAGGTTTTACTCTAGTTACACCAGGACCTACTTTCTTTACAATTCCGGCTATTTCATGCCCAGCAACTACTGGTGGTGGTACAGGCGTTGCTCCAACAAACACATTAACATCTGAATGACATAATCCAGTCGCAGCTACTTGTACCATAACCTCGTTTTCTTTAGGATCTTCTATTTCTACTTCCTCAATTTTTAATGGTTCCTTATAGTTAAATAATATTGCTGCTCTCATTCATATTCCTTTTATTTATACAGTATAAAAAATTTATATCTTTATGACTATCTCTTGGAAGATTATTGCTAATATTGCAAATATTAATTCAATTCCCCATAATATTGCAACTATTTGATATTCTTTAAATTTTCCTAGTTTCATAACCACATGAGTTAATGAGTTAGGTTTACCATCCCAATAAAGATAACCATCAGGAGATATCTTACCAAATGATACTCCCTTAAATTTTGTTCTAGCTTTTAAGAAGAATTCTACGGCATATGGAATGTAAAGGAAGAATAACGCAGTATACATATAACCAGCTATACCAATCGAGCCTATAACAGAACCTATAAAATATGTTCCTATATTCCCCGGAAATATTTTTGCAGGGTACTTATTAAATAATAGGAAAGAAAAGAGAACAAATGCTAAAATTAAAGCCATTACGCCAGCATAAAATGTAGGACCGTTTGATCTTAACCCTATGTAAGCTAAAGCCGAAGCCATAATTAACCCCATACCGGCACCTAAACCGTTAAGTCCCTCTAGCATGTTAAATGCATTGGCTGTTATCGTTAATACAGCAGGTAAGATAATTATGTAAAAAAATATTCCAAAGTCTATTTGACCTAAGAATGGTATAGAGATAATAGAATGCCCAGAACTATACAATATGAGTGGAACAGAAGCAAATATAGGTAGAAAAGCTCTTATTGATTGCCTTAAGTTAAATATATCATCTAGAATACCTAAATAACCTATTAAAAGTGAAGATAATAAGACTGAAACAATTACTTTTTCTATTATTTCTGATCTTGGGGAATCATTAGAAAATAATAGAAAAGTGAATGCTCCAGCAATAAAACCAGCAACTATACTTACTCCTCCTAAAACTGGAATCTCTGGTTTATCTGGCTTGTTTATATCTTTTCCTACGAACCCTCTACTTTTTGCTATATTAATAACCCATTTAGTTGATATATAAGTAACAAGATACCCTATTATTGCTGAGATAATGATTGTTGCCAGATTCATTTTCTCCTTTTTACCGTAAACTCTGCTAAATATTTTAAAGCCTTTCCAGCCTCATCATTTTTCCAATCAATAGACTCTAATGCTTCTATTGCTTTTCTTGCATATTCTTCAGCATTATTGTAAGCATATTCTAGAGAATATTTCCTTATAATTTCAGCCGCAGCTATAAGCTCATCTTTGCTAGCATTTTTATTTCCTAGAGTTTTTAGAAGTATTTTCTTTTCATCTTCATTAGCTTCTTTCATAGTCTTAATTACTAGTATTGTTTTCTTGCCTTCCCTAATATCACTATAAATAGGCTTTCCCAATTCTTTCTCGTCTGCTATGAGGCCTAAAATATCATCAACTATTTGAAAAGAAATACCTAAATTCAAGCCATAATCTGCTAATGCTTGAATTTCTTTTTCGTTATCAGTAGCGATTAAACCACCTAAGGCTGCAGATGAAGAAAATAACATTGCTGTTTTTCTTTTTATCATATCTAAATACTCTTCCTCACTTACCGTGACTTTATCCTCAAACTGCATATCTAAAGCTTGACCTTCAGAAATAATTATTATTGCTTTCGTAAAAATTTCAAACGCTCTAGTTATTTTATTACTATTCATACCCCTAAAAGCGTCGTTCAAAATTTCAAAAGCTTTGGCATGTAGTAAATCACCAGCCAAAATTGCCATTGGTATACCCCATTTTACATGAACTGTAGGCATTCCTCTTCTTGTTGTATCTTCATCCATTATATCATCATGAATCAAAGTAAAAGTATGAAGAACTTCTACAGATGCACCAGCTAAGTAAGCTCTATTTAAATCTCCTCCTAAAAGGTCAGCTGATGAAACTAGAATTAATGGCCTTAATCTTTTACCTCCAGCTTTAAATAAATAAAAAGAAGCTTCATATAACTCTTTTATATCTCCTTTTAAGTATTTTTCTATATTTATGTTAACGTTTTCGACTATCCTATTAAAATAATCTTCAAAACTCATACTCTTCTCTTTCTAACACTATCATAATAAGATAAATTTATCCCTCTAGAATCAAGCCAGTTTCTTAATTCTTTTCTAATAACTATAGGCGTTTTTTTAAGTTCGCCTATAGTTTTATT
It encodes the following:
- a CDS encoding MraY family glycosyltransferase, which gives rise to MNLATIIISAIIGYLVTYISTKWVINIAKSRGFVGKDINKPDKPEIPVLGGVSIVAGFIAGAFTFLLFSNDSPRSEIIEKVIVSVLLSSLLIGYLGILDDIFNLRQSIRAFLPIFASVPLILYSSGHSIISIPFLGQIDFGIFFYIIILPAVLTITANAFNMLEGLNGLGAGMGLIMASALAYIGLRSNGPTFYAGVMALILAFVLFSFLLFNKYPAKIFPGNIGTYFIGSVIGSIGIAGYMYTALFFLYIPYAVEFFLKARTKFKGVSFGKISPDGYLYWDGKPNSLTHVVMKLGKFKEYQIVAILWGIELIFAILAIIFQEIVIKI
- a CDS encoding zinc-binding dehydrogenase, producing the protein MRAAILFNYKEPLKIEEVEIEDPKENEVMVQVAATGLCHSDVNVFVGATPVPPPVVAGHEIAGIVKKVGPGVTRVKPGDRVISAFIHPCGKCRNCISGHENLCETFSSVRLKGTMFDGTTRLRLKNGTAVRTFLGGGFAEYAIVHENALTVVPQDMDLQKVAVLGCAGITGYGAVDSAKIEPGETVAVVGVGGVGLSVIQLLKASGAGRIIALGTKKWKLEKAMELGATDVINTKETDPIKTLKEITNGGPDVVIEAGGTQETVQMAIESVRIGGRVVLVGLPPVSAQIPLRIAMIVRNGITIIGNYGGRPRIDMPRLLELVRSGKYDPSKLVTGKYRLEEINEAVKLLEEGEAIRSLIVP
- a CDS encoding HAD family hydrolase; translation: MNKGIIFDLDGTLANTAFIHKEAWEIALSKLGINTDIQIETLLGRKTAEIAKILAKDKWKELMNIKNNVYLDLVKRKAKGTRCSKEILQKAKELGYKTAIVTSSNTISAIEVLNTIGISVDLLITSDDVINGKPDPEGILLAIDKLNLNPALSIGIGDTEVDAIAFKKARLGKIYLVRSEVPIDVEKLTSLGIKIVNSLCQIMNELNS
- the gds gene encoding geranylgeranyl diphosphate synthase, whose protein sequence is MSFEDYFNRIVENVNINIEKYLKGDIKELYEASFYLFKAGGKRLRPLILVSSADLLGGDLNRAYLAGASVEVLHTFTLIHDDIMDEDTTRRGMPTVHVKWGIPMAILAGDLLHAKAFEILNDAFRGMNSNKITRAFEIFTKAIIIISEGQALDMQFEDKVTVSEEEYLDMIKRKTAMLFSSSAALGGLIATDNEKEIQALADYGLNLGISFQIVDDILGLIADEKELGKPIYSDIREGKKTILVIKTMKEANEDEKKILLKTLGNKNASKDELIAAAEIIRKYSLEYAYNNAEEYARKAIEALESIDWKNDEAGKALKYLAEFTVKRRK